In Panthera uncia isolate 11264 unplaced genomic scaffold, Puncia_PCG_1.0 HiC_scaffold_1439, whole genome shotgun sequence, one DNA window encodes the following:
- the LOC125917057 gene encoding THAP domain-containing protein 5 — translation MPRYCAAICCKNRRGRNSKDRKLSFYPFPLHDKERLEKWLKNMKRDSWVPSKYQFLCSDHFTPDSLDIRWGIRYLKQTAIPTIFSLPEDNQEKDPSKKISQKKKLDDEKEVCLKAKSQESFASNELKKNTVNTDILPEHTELLNSSTLVKPPAAKTEGIQNNILTLNLIKQDIGKPASTLETSVTQNIGGFHTSFENLNSTTITLTTSNSEDIQPSLETQEVLEITTNHLANANFTNNSVEIKSAQESPFLLSTITQTVEELNTNKESVIAIFVPTENSKPMIDSFVPAQKETVEMEDLDVEDSLYKDVDYETEVLQIEHSYCRQDINKEHLWQKVSKLHSKITLLELQEQQTLGRLKSLEALIRQLKQENWLSEENVKIIENHFTTYEVTMI, via the exons ATGCCTCGCTATTGCGCAGCGATTTGCTGTAAGAACCGTCGGGGACGAAACAGTAAGGACCGGAAGCTGAGTTTTTATCC gtttcCTCTACATGACAAAGAAAGACTTGAAAAATGGTTAAAGAATATGAAACGTGATTCATGGGTTCCCAGTAAATACCAGTTCCTGTGTAGTGACCATTTTACTCCTGACTCTCTTGACATCAGATGGGGTATTCGATATTTGAAACAAACTGCAATTCCAACAATATTTTCTTTGCCTGAAGATAATCAG gaaaaagACCCTTCCAAAAAAATAtctcagaagaaaaaattagatGATGAGAAAGAAGTATGCCTAAAAGCCAAGTCACAAGAATCATTTGCATCAAATGagctaaagaaaaatacagttaataCAGATATTCTCCCTGAACACACAGAATTACTTAATTCTTCTACCTTGGTGAAGCCACCAGCTGCAAAAACAGAAGGTATACAAAATAACATATTAACTCTTAATCTGATTAAACAAGATATTGGAAAACCAGCATCTACCTTGGAAACATCAGTTACCCAAAACATAGGTGGTTTTCACACATCTTTTGAGAATCTCAATTCTACAACTATTACTTTGACAACTTCAAATTCAGAAGATATTCAACCATCTTTGGAAACCCAAGAAGTACTCGAAATCACTACGAATCATCTTGCTAATGCAAACTTTACAAATAATTCTGTGGAAATAAAGTCAGCACAGGAAAGTCCATTCTTACTCAGTACAATTACTCAAACAGTTGaagaattaaatacaaataaagaatctGTTATTGCCATTTTTGTACCCACAGAAAATTCCAAACCTATGATTGATTCTTTCGTACCTGCTCAAAAAGAAACTGTGGAAATGGAAGATCTAGACGTTGAAGACTCCTTATATAAGGATGTAGACTATGAGACAGAAGTTTTACAAATTGAACATTCTTACTGCAGACAAGATATAAATAAGGAACATCTCTGGCAGAAAGTCTCTAAACTACATTCAAAAATAACTCTTCTTGAACTACAAGAACAACAGACTCTTGGAAGATTGAAGTCTTTGGAAGCTCTTATAAGGCAGCTAAAACAAGAAAACTGGCTATCTGAAGAAAATGTCAAGATAATAGAAAACCACTTCACAACATATGAAGTTACTATGATATAG
- the LOC125917059 gene encoding dnaJ homolog subfamily B member 9, with protein sequence MATPQSVFVFAICILMITELILASKSYYDILGVPKSASERQIKKAFHKLAMKYHPDKNKSPDAEAKFREIAEAYETLSDANRRKEYDTLGHSAFTNGKGQRANGSPFEQSFNFNFDDLFKDFGFFGQNQNTRSKKPFENHFQTRQDGSSRQRHHFQEFSFGGGLFDDMFEDMEKMFSFSGFDTTNRHTVQTENRFHGSSKHCRTVTQRRGNMVTTYTDCSGQ encoded by the exons ATGGCTACTCCCCAGTCAGTTTTCGTCTTTgcaatctgcattttaatgatAACGGAATTAATTTTGGCCTCCAAAAGTTACTATGATATCTTAGGTGTGCCAAAATCAGCATCAGAGCGCCAAATCAAGAAAGCTTTTCACAAGTTGGCCATGAAGTACCATCCTGACAAAAATAAGAGCCCTGATGCTGAAGCAAAATTCAGAGAGATTGCAGAAG cataTGAAACACTCTCAGATGCTAACAGGCGAAAAGAGTATGATACACTTGGACACAGTGCTTTTACTAATGGTAAAGGACAAAGAGCTAACGGAAGCCCTTTTGAGCaatcatttaactttaattttgatgatttatTTAAAGACTTTGGATTTTTTGGTCAAAACCAAAACACTCGGTCCAAGAAGCCTTTTGAAAATCACTTCCAGACACGCCAGGATGGTTCCAGTAGACAAAGACATCATTTCCAGGAGTTTTCTTTTGGAGGTGGACTGTTTGATGACATGtttgaagatatggagaaaatgttttcttttagtggTTTTGACACCACCAATCGGCACACAGTACAGACTGAAAATAGATTCCATGGATCTAGCAAGCACTGCAGGACTGTCACACAGCGAAGAGGAAATATG